A stretch of Episyrphus balteatus chromosome 2, idEpiBalt1.1, whole genome shotgun sequence DNA encodes these proteins:
- the LOC129909123 gene encoding cytochrome c oxidase assembly factor 7 homolog — MKVAVKESEYKSSLKFPQLFAPPSICEVRLRLSADTQHLTFLCVNMAYDLKTESDVKEYLEKLGVEYRFGCYSEKKPEVCHLLGDYLEGIKKDFEKAAKVYKSTCDDYGYAKSCYKYGNYSFLGKGKSGSKGDPKSAYTYYEKGCNLNDSDSCLHSGLLMVSRSMPKEVERNVPKGLEFLTKSCDMNNATACFYLSGMHISGVQKQAEENAPKSQTKSEAGDYIILKDMKKAFDFAYKACELKNMYACANLSQMYARGDGTDKNEQEAEKYKKLAMEMQDEQKRQQQTLGFQQGIQMPQ, encoded by the exons ATGAAAGTCGCCGTCAAAGAATCTGAGTATAAGAGTAGCCTTAAATTTCCGCAACTGTTTGCTCCGCCATCTATCTGCGAAGTTCGGCTAAGATTGTCAGCTGACACtcaacatttgacatttctctgtg TTAACATGGCATATGATCTAAAGACAGAATCCGATGTCAAAGAATATCTAGAAaaacttggtgtcgaataccgCTTCGGTTGTTACTCTGAGAAAAAACCCGAAG TTTGCCATTTATTGGGCGATTACTTGGAAGGCATCAAAAAAGATTTTGAGAAAGCGGCAAAAGTCTATAAATCGACCTGCGATGATTATGGTTACGCAAAGTCGTGCTATAAATATGGCAACTACAGTTTCTTAGGAAAGGGCAAAAGTGGCAGCAAGGGCGACCCAAAGTCAGCATACACGTACTATGAAAAAGGTTGCAATCTTAACGATTCGGATTCTTGTCTTCATTCCGGCTTGCTGATGGTCTCCCGCTCTATGCCAAAAGAAGTAGAAAGGAATGTACCAAAG GGTCTTGAATTCTTAACTAAAAGCTGTGACATGAACAATGCCACTGCTTGCTTTTACCTCTCTGGAATGCATATTTCTGGCGTTCAGAAACAGGCCGAAGAAAATGCACCCAAAAGTCAGACAAAATCTGAAGCAGGAGATTACATTATCCTCAAAGACATGAAAAAGGCTTTTGATTTTGCATATAAAGCTTGTGAACTGAAGAACATGTACGCCTGCGCCAACCTGAGTCAGATGTATGCAAGAGGTGATGGTACAGACAAAAATGAGCAGGAAGCTGAGAAATACAAGAAATTGGCAATGGAAATGCAAGACGAACAAAAGAGGCAACAGCAAACTCTTGGATTCCAACAAGGTATTCAGATGCCACAATAA